Sequence from the Pseudophaeobacter arcticus DSM 23566 genome:
CAAAGTCTGGGCGCACGCGCTGCAGGATCAGCAGCCGTTCTTTTGGCAGGGCAGACAGATCCACACCAGCGCGCGGCGCAAAGACGGCGATGCGCCCCTCTGGGGGCATGACACAGCCACCCGGTTCTAAGGCCAGGGATAGGCGCAGGGACATGGCATAGCCTCTTGTATGTTGATATTATTCTTCTTTTTCCATCGTGCATTGCAGCGGATGCTGATGACGATTGGCAAAATCCATCACCTGACCAACCTTGGTCTCGGCGATTTCATGGGTAAAGACCCCAACCACCGCAACACCTTTTTTGTGCACGGTGAGCATGATTTCAAAGGACTGCGCATGGGTCATGCCAAAGAACCGTTCCAACACCAGCACGACAAATTCCATGGGCGTGTAGTCGTCATTGAGCAACAGCACCTTGTAGCGCGGCG
This genomic interval carries:
- the clpS gene encoding ATP-dependent Clp protease adapter ClpS, whose amino-acid sequence is MPLLPVMMSKFSDDDDSDLGLLTKTRPKTQRPPRYKVLLLNDDYTPMEFVVLVLERFFGMTHAQSFEIMLTVHKKGVAVVGVFTHEIAETKVGQVMDFANRHQHPLQCTMEKEE